A genomic region of Podarcis raffonei isolate rPodRaf1 chromosome 13, rPodRaf1.pri, whole genome shotgun sequence contains the following coding sequences:
- the LOC128399726 gene encoding putative protein FAM10A4 — MSCLIPMDLKRVKKLQALVNLYSQDPGLVGDRQFAVLRTHVENILQTHTGASGRKVLEEEEIFEATNCDESDVETDEDNEIVEPDQDILQEMGDENVRLTSEMMDQADEKREEAFDAVDKGNLQRAIELFTDAIKLNPQSSVTYVNRASTFVKLKKPNAAIRDCKKASELNRKSAQPYKWQGKAHMLLGHWEKAAEDFTMACKLDRDEETHALLQVVQLKLQRLKEFHHKCEQKRELKEIHRRLERVRLSLEEQERVPREENPWDEMARAGRKHLKSFLTLLDPRVMMAFLDVVWNPENIYKYRKKNVITKFTRKH; from the coding sequence ATGTCCTGTCTGATTCCCATGGACCTCAAGAGAGTGAAGAAACTTCAGGCCTTGGTCAATTTATACAGCCAAGATCCTGGGCTTGTGGGCGACAGGCAGTTTGCTGTATTGCGGACCCACGTGGAGAATATATTACAAACTCACACAGGTGCCTCTGGGAGAAAGGTACTTGAGGAGGAAGAGATATTTGAGGCCACAAACTGTGATGAAAGTGATGTCGAAACGGATGAGGACAATGAGATTGTTGAACCCGACCAAGATATTCTCCAAGAAATGGGAGATGAAAATGTTAGACTAACCAGCGAGATGATGGATCAGGCTGATGAAAAGCGGGAAGAGGCTTTTGACGCAGTTGATAAAGGCAATCTCCAAAGAGCCATTGAATTGTTTACCGATGCCATCAAGTTGAACCCCCAGTCCAGTGTCACATATGTGAACAGAGCAAGCACCTTTGTGAAACTAAAGAAACCTAATGCAGCCATCAGAGACTGTAAGAAGGCCTCTGAACTGAACCGGAAATCTGCACAGCCATATAAATGGCAAGGGAAGGCTCATATGCTCCTAGGgcattgggagaaagctgctgaAGACTTCACCATGGCTTGCAAACTGGATCGTGATGAGGAAACTCATGCTTTGCTTCAGGTGGTGCAACTGAAACTCCAGAGACTCAAGGAGTTTCATCACAAATGTGAGCAAAAGCGAGAGTTAAAGGAAATTCACAGAAGGTTAGAAAGAGTCAGATTGTCCCTGGAAGAGCAAGAGCGAGTCCCGAGAGAGGAGAATCCCTGGGATGAAATGGCCAGAGCAGGTCGGAAACATCTCAAATCTTTCCTTACCCTTTTAGATCCCCGGGTAATGATGGCATTCCTGGATGTGGTCTGGAATCCTGAAAACATCTACAAATACCGAAAGAAAAATGTGATAACTAAGTTCACTCGCAAACATTAA